The Phragmites australis chromosome 1, lpPhrAust1.1, whole genome shotgun sequence genomic interval CCCGCCACCACTGCCTCCCCGATCGGCTCCGACGGTGCCCCCGCCGCTGAATCCGCCGCCCTCAACCGCCACAGCAGCTAACCACTACGACCATGACGCCCCCACCGCCAACCCTGCCCAACCGTTGGTCATCCACCGCCCTTGGCTAGCGGCGCCCCTGTTACCTCGACACCCCGCCCCCACGACCGGCTCCACCGACGGGCCGACGACCTCTCCAAGGCTTCCATCTAAATCCGGGGACTACAAATCCCCCTAAtcccaaaaccctaaacccaattcctaaccctaaccctagccatCACCGGAGAAGACGAGCTCACCGGAGCAGTCACAGGGAAGAAGGCAGTGTGAATCTTGGCGCGGATGGTACGGTAAGAAATTCGACATATTTCTACCCCATTTTTCAGTCGACAGATAAATAACGTTGTCCTTCTTTTATCGAGAACCTGCTGATGCTAACCAACAAACCAAGCCAACATGCTTGAACTAGACGTGTGGTGATGTTCAGAGTTCAGAGAAACACTTACTGCAAGCTTATGGTCTCGATCTGGGTGAGGTCGGCGTTCAAGAAGCCGTCCCGTGCGGTGGCGTGCTGCCTGACGGCGAGGACCCTGCACCCCATGCTCCTCACTCCAACATACGGGCTCGGCGCCCTGGATCGGAAGAAGCAACAAAATTCAGAAGGAAATTGACCACTTTACATGTTCAGAGCTCAGAACACAagtctgaactctgaatttAATTCACATAACGAATGGCTGCTTCGATCGAATCCGATCGCTCACCTGTAGAGGAAGCTCTTGTCGTGCAGGCCGACGACGAGCGTGGTGGCGCCGAGCTGGTTCACCGTCTCCACCACCGTCTCCCCGAGCTCCCCCTCCGTCACCACGATCTCCACCTTGGCCTGCAACGCAATCCCCTCGATCGTCAGCCATCAATCGCAACCAAAGATAACGATAGCAATTGACAGCGCAACAGCAAAATCAAGTTGATTAATCGGTTCTCGATCGCGTTCGGTGCCAATCAAGCCCCAACCAACTAACCAACTGATTATGCTTGGGtgggtttctttctttttgctgtCACGTACCTCGGCGATGCCGTTGCAGAGGTCCTTGAACGCGAGCGCGAGCTGGAACCCGCCGAGGCGGAGGCTGCGGCGCTTCCGCCGCGACCGCGCCGGCGGGCAGACGTGGAGCAGCGTGATGGAGTCGCCGCCGCGGATGAAGTTGCCGACGGCCCACTGCAGCGCGGCCCGGGCGGCGGCCGCGTCCTCCACGACCACCACCACCCGCTGGCTCTCCATACAATCCAACGCCTCCCCTCCCGAGGCGCCTCAAGGATTCGCGCCAAGAACCTCCTCGCTACCAACTAATTAAGCTCGCGGATTGTCCATTCCATTCATTCCAGCTCGAGTCTTTCCTTTCTTGGCCTCTTTGCTCTGCCCTCGTGACTTGGAACTAGACTAGCAATGTAGCTGAGGTACCTAATGGCTAATGGTGACACTGATGGAGGATTAGAGCAGAGGAGCTGTAGCTAGCTAGAGTTAAGAAATGGTGATGAGGTGGACCAGAGCTCCTGTTTGGGTTAACAAATACTACTATGATTGAATTGGATGGTGTCCTTTTGTGTCTGTGACTCGTGACAAGCATATCGTACATTTCTTGGTTGTTGCATCTTGGATGCTTATTATTTTGCTTCTTGTATCTAACCTAAACCTTTTTTCTCTCGTTCAGTTTGTGCAGTGAAAGCATGGTCATTATTGCTTAGCAAGGGTCTTTGTCACGCGGTAGAGGTGTCAGCAGTGGATTACGGCACTAGTGTAGGGGATCTTGTTATCTCATCAAATCTTATCT includes:
- the LOC133907225 gene encoding uncharacterized protein LOC133907225, with the protein product MESQRVVVVVEDAAAARAALQWAVGNFIRGGDSITLLHVCPPARSRRKRRSLRLGGFQLALAFKDLCNGIAEAKVEIVVTEGELGETVVETVNQLGATTLVVGLHDKSFLYRAPSPYVGVRSMGCRVLAVRQHATARDGFLNADLTQIETISLHIPPPKIPFPMFTLPLGVIWRRRWKRRK